The following are from one region of the Theropithecus gelada isolate Dixy unplaced genomic scaffold, Tgel_1.0 HiC_scaffold_2898, whole genome shotgun sequence genome:
- the LOC112617625 gene encoding somatotropin-like, whose translation MAAEAYISKEQKYSFLRNPQTSFCFSESIPTPSNREETQQKSNLELLRISLLLIQSWLEPVQFLRSVFTNKLVYGASNFNVYLYLTNLEEGIQTLMWRLDDGSPRTGQIFKQTYSKFDTNSHNDDTLLKNYGLLYCFRKDMNKVETFLRTVQCRAVEGSCGF comes from the exons ATGGCTGCAG AAGCCTATATCTCAAAGGAACAGAAGTATTCATTCCTGCGCAACCCCCAGACCTCCTTCTGCTTCTCAGAGTCTATTCCGACACCCTCCAACAGGGAGGAAACGCAGCAGAAATCC AACCTAGAGCTGCTCCGCATCTCCCTGCTGCTCATCCAGTCGTGGCTGGAGCCCGTGCAGTTCCTCAGGAGTGTGTTTACCAACAAGCTGGTGTATGGCGCCTCGAACTTCAACGTCTATCTCTACCTAACGAACCTAGAGGAAGGCATCCAAACGCTGATGTGG AGGCTGGACGACGGCAGCCCCCGGACTGGGCAGATCTTCAAGCAGACCTACAGCAAGTTTGACACAAACTCGCACAATGATGACACACTGCTCAAGAACTACGGGCTGCTCTACTGCTTCAGGAAGGACATGAACAAGGTTGAGACATTCCTGCGCACCGTGCAGTGCCGCGCTGTGGAGGGCAGCTGTGGCTTCTAG